The following coding sequences lie in one Nitrospirota bacterium genomic window:
- the tig gene encoding trigger factor yields MLNKVEALSPTTKRLQINIPPDVIKSETDSVYSKLSSTTKIPGFRPGKVPKAILEKRFSKNVEAEVIEKIVPRYYLEALKEANLEPVSYPNIDDKIEIVPGQPLSFSVTVEVKPEIGEIKYEGIVLKEKAVTIEEEDVEKTLKLMQESKALFTVTEEALNEDDMAIIDCNAFVDGNEIKEMSYKEYPMLLGPDAMPREFVSALTGKKKGDTVEAKITMEQDNPNKVIAGKEVLFKINITEAKKKNVPPLDDEFAKEAECGSLDELKNKVRENLSARKKSQINLEYKKDILNELINKHAFDIPDSMLHGEIESLIYQAKQNAERKGEAVTTPDEELKRQYETTAKENVKGVLLLEAIGRQAHIEVSDADVKEAVGEIAARNGMKPEEVMRLYSMREGSLDAMKSRLFADKVLEFILGKAKIEN; encoded by the coding sequence ATGCTCAATAAAGTAGAAGCACTATCGCCGACAACAAAAAGGCTCCAGATCAATATCCCGCCGGACGTCATCAAGTCCGAAACGGACAGCGTTTACAGCAAGCTCAGCAGCACCACTAAGATACCGGGCTTCAGGCCTGGCAAGGTACCTAAGGCCATTCTTGAAAAGAGGTTCAGCAAGAACGTTGAGGCCGAGGTCATTGAAAAGATCGTACCCAGGTATTATCTGGAGGCCCTCAAGGAGGCGAATTTAGAGCCGGTCAGCTATCCCAACATAGACGATAAAATAGAGATTGTGCCGGGACAGCCGCTTTCATTCAGTGTGACAGTGGAGGTAAAGCCGGAAATTGGTGAGATAAAATATGAAGGCATCGTGCTGAAAGAAAAGGCCGTCACGATTGAAGAAGAGGATGTTGAAAAAACCCTTAAGCTGATGCAGGAGAGCAAGGCGTTGTTTACTGTTACAGAAGAAGCGTTGAATGAAGACGACATGGCCATCATCGATTGCAATGCCTTTGTTGATGGTAATGAGATCAAGGAAATGTCATACAAGGAATATCCCATGCTCCTTGGCCCTGATGCGATGCCCAGGGAATTCGTCAGCGCCTTGACCGGCAAGAAGAAAGGCGATACTGTTGAGGCGAAGATAACCATGGAGCAGGACAACCCGAACAAGGTTATTGCGGGAAAAGAGGTTTTATTTAAAATAAATATTACAGAGGCCAAGAAGAAAAATGTCCCGCCACTGGATGATGAATTTGCAAAGGAAGCCGAATGCGGCAGCCTTGATGAGCTGAAAAACAAGGTCCGTGAAAATCTCTCCGCCAGAAAGAAAAGCCAGATAAATCTGGAATACAAAAAGGACATCCTGAACGAACTGATCAATAAACACGCTTTTGACATACCGGACTCTATGCTGCATGGTGAGATTGAATCCCTGATCTACCAGGCGAAGCAGAATGCGGAGAGAAAGGGCGAGGCCGTAACAACCCCCGACGAAGAATTGAAAAGGCAATATGAGACAACCGCAAAAGAAAACGTCAAGGGCGTGCTCCTGCTCGAGGCAATCGGCAGGCAGGCACACATCGAGGTAAGCGATGCCGATGTTAAGGAAGCGGTCGGTGAGATCGCGGCCCGTAACGGCATGAAACCTGAAGAGGTGATGCGGCTTTACAGCATGAGAGAAGGCTCATTGGACGCCATGAAAAGCAGGCTGTTTGCGGACAAGGTCCTCGAATTTATCTTAGGCAAAGCGAAGATAGAAAATTAA
- the glmU gene encoding bifunctional UDP-N-acetylglucosamine diphosphorylase/glucosamine-1-phosphate N-acetyltransferase GlmU has product MNLSVVILAAGKGKRMKSLLPKVLHKILGRPMLQYTIDAVKPLKPQQTVVVIGNGAEAVKKRMSGEDHLSFVVQEKLLGTGDAVSTAKKELIKGTVLVLNGDCPLITTNTLKGLLAKHRRNKNVLSFLTFIDDSTSGYGRVLRDDKGRVTGIVEDKHATPEEKSMCKELNSGVYVMETDVLKHLDRIKMNSSSGEYYLTDIVGIVSRAGRRLEAYVCPAEEISGVNNREELYKISDIIKRKIIAKWMENGVTFIDPGTAFVHPSVTIGKDTVIYPNTYLEDKTKIGKNCVIYPGARVSESVLGDGVTVKDNSLIEKSRVGTGSTIGPFAHLRPHSVIGRDVKIGNFVEVKKSNIGNGTKASHLTYLGDAVVGKDVNIGAGTITCNYDGKNKFTTVIENGVFIGSDSQLVAPVKIERGAYVAAGSTVTKDVPAGALAISRAKQQNLIGWVKQKQLKVKGEKSSK; this is encoded by the coding sequence ATGAACCTGTCGGTAGTTATACTTGCAGCGGGCAAAGGAAAGAGGATGAAATCCCTTCTGCCCAAAGTCCTTCATAAGATATTGGGAAGGCCTATGCTTCAATACACCATTGATGCCGTTAAACCTCTGAAGCCTCAACAAACCGTCGTAGTCATCGGCAACGGCGCTGAGGCGGTTAAGAAAAGAATGAGCGGCGAAGACCACCTGTCATTCGTTGTGCAGGAAAAACTTCTTGGCACCGGGGATGCTGTTTCAACCGCTAAAAAGGAATTAATAAAGGGCACCGTGCTTGTCCTCAACGGAGACTGTCCCCTTATAACTACAAATACATTGAAAGGTCTGCTGGCAAAACACAGGCGGAATAAAAATGTCCTGTCTTTTCTGACTTTTATTGATGATTCAACGTCCGGCTATGGCAGGGTCCTGCGCGATGATAAAGGCAGGGTCACCGGTATTGTGGAAGATAAGCACGCCACACCTGAAGAAAAGAGCATGTGTAAAGAATTGAACAGCGGCGTTTATGTGATGGAGACTGATGTCCTGAAACATCTCGACAGGATTAAAATGAACAGTTCCTCTGGCGAATATTATCTCACCGATATCGTAGGGATTGTCTCCAGGGCAGGCAGGAGGCTTGAGGCGTATGTCTGTCCCGCGGAAGAGATAAGCGGAGTGAACAACAGGGAAGAGTTGTACAAAATTTCAGACATTATAAAAAGAAAGATAATTGCAAAATGGATGGAAAACGGGGTTACGTTCATTGACCCCGGCACAGCATTCGTTCATCCATCTGTGACAATAGGAAAGGACACGGTCATTTATCCAAACACTTACCTCGAAGACAAAACAAAAATCGGGAAGAATTGCGTTATATATCCTGGAGCGAGGGTCTCTGAAAGCGTTCTCGGAGATGGAGTCACGGTCAAAGACAACTCTCTTATTGAAAAAAGCAGAGTAGGCACTGGAAGCACTATCGGGCCTTTTGCGCATCTCAGGCCCCACAGCGTGATTGGCCGCGATGTTAAGATAGGAAATTTCGTAGAAGTAAAAAAATCTAACATCGGCAACGGGACAAAGGCGTCTCATCTGACCTATCTCGGAGATGCTGTTGTCGGCAAAGATGTTAATATAGGGGCAGGCACCATCACCTGTAATTATGACGGAAAGAATAAATTTACCACCGTTATTGAGAACGGGGTATTTATAGGAAGCGACTCCCAGCTTGTCGCTCCTGTTAAAATTGAAAGAGGCGCATATGTGGCTGCGGGATCTACGGTAACAAAGGATGTCCCGGCAGGCGCGCTTGCAATAAGCAGGGCCAAACAGCAAAATTTAATTGGTTGGGTAAAGCAGAAACAGTTAAAAGTGAAAGGAGAAAAAAGTAGCAAGTAG
- the glmS gene encoding glutamine--fructose-6-phosphate transaminase (isomerizing), protein MCGIIGYIGKRNSIPVLINGLKRLEYRGYDSAGIAFFRNDKIEVRRCAGKIRDLEASIKNENLKSVIGLGHTRWATHGRPSEENAHPHRAGGIVLVHNGIIENYFELREDLKKKGHVFTSETDTEVICHLINSYSQKGLGFEDATREALKHVDGAYAVGIINEKEPDKIIAVKKDSPLVVGTGDGEFFIASDIPAFLKYTKNVVILENGDMATLTHQGVSFSNVQTKKPLKKVPSKISWSPSMAEKGGYKHFMLKEIFEQPRAIADTIRGRFSMGKGEVNLDEFSMKESALKNLSKIFLVACGTSWHSALIGKYMIEDMARVPCEVDIASEFRYRKPFIPKGSLVIVITQSGETADTLAAQKESKKLGARVLTICNVVDSTSAREADSVFYTHSGPEIGVASTKAFTTQLTGLYLFSIALAKAKGKLQPREIKELFNELLLLPEKVEKALQCNNAVLKIARKFCQVRDFLYLGRGINYPIALEGALKLKEISYIHAEGYPAGEMKHGPIALIDNDMPVLALAPDDNVFEKIISNMEEVKSRGGKVIAVATEGNAKVLSHASHVLSMPKTNYYLTPIIFSIPLHLLAYHMAVLRKCNVDQPRNLAKSVTVE, encoded by the coding sequence ATGTGTGGAATAATCGGTTACATAGGCAAAAGAAACTCAATCCCGGTCCTTATTAACGGGCTCAAACGCCTCGAATATCGCGGATACGATTCCGCGGGTATAGCATTTTTCAGGAATGACAAGATAGAGGTCAGGCGCTGCGCCGGCAAGATACGGGACCTGGAAGCCTCCATCAAAAATGAAAACCTGAAAAGCGTCATAGGACTGGGACACACCAGATGGGCGACACATGGAAGGCCCTCTGAAGAAAACGCGCATCCTCACAGGGCAGGAGGCATTGTCCTCGTGCATAACGGGATCATAGAAAATTATTTCGAGCTGAGAGAGGATCTGAAGAAAAAAGGACACGTCTTTACTTCCGAAACCGATACAGAAGTCATCTGCCACCTGATAAATAGCTACTCGCAAAAGGGCCTTGGTTTTGAGGACGCAACGCGAGAGGCCTTGAAACACGTGGATGGCGCATACGCTGTCGGGATCATAAATGAGAAAGAGCCGGACAAGATCATAGCCGTGAAAAAGGACAGCCCTCTTGTCGTGGGGACAGGCGACGGAGAATTTTTTATAGCCTCAGACATCCCGGCATTCCTTAAATATACAAAGAACGTGGTGATCCTCGAAAACGGCGATATGGCGACGCTCACGCATCAGGGAGTTTCATTCTCCAATGTTCAAACCAAAAAACCTTTAAAGAAAGTGCCATCAAAGATCTCGTGGAGTCCTTCGATGGCGGAGAAAGGCGGCTACAAGCATTTCATGCTCAAGGAAATATTCGAGCAGCCGAGGGCCATCGCTGATACGATCAGGGGAAGGTTTTCAATGGGAAAGGGCGAAGTCAATCTCGATGAATTTTCCATGAAGGAGAGCGCTTTAAAAAATCTGAGCAAAATATTCCTTGTTGCCTGCGGCACATCATGGCATTCCGCCCTCATCGGAAAATACATGATCGAAGACATGGCAAGAGTGCCGTGTGAGGTTGATATCGCATCCGAGTTCAGATACAGAAAACCTTTCATCCCGAAAGGCAGCCTTGTTATTGTCATTACACAATCGGGAGAGACCGCCGACACGCTTGCGGCCCAGAAGGAGTCAAAAAAATTAGGGGCCAGGGTCCTTACTATCTGCAACGTTGTAGACAGCACCTCTGCAAGAGAGGCTGACAGCGTATTTTACACCCATTCAGGCCCGGAGATCGGCGTGGCCTCGACAAAGGCATTTACCACTCAATTGACGGGGCTTTATCTTTTTTCGATAGCGCTTGCCAAGGCCAAGGGGAAACTTCAGCCTCGTGAAATAAAAGAACTGTTCAATGAATTGCTGCTGCTGCCTGAAAAAGTGGAAAAGGCCCTTCAGTGTAATAACGCTGTTTTAAAGATAGCCAGGAAATTTTGCCAGGTAAGGGATTTCCTCTATCTCGGCAGGGGGATAAATTACCCTATTGCGCTTGAGGGCGCTTTGAAACTGAAAGAGATCTCATACATTCACGCTGAGGGATATCCTGCCGGGGAGATGAAGCACGGCCCTATAGCCCTTATTGATAATGATATGCCCGTGCTCGCGCTGGCGCCTGACGACAATGTTTTTGAAAAGATTATTTCAAACATGGAAGAGGTTAAGAGCCGAGGCGGAAAAGTGATAGCGGTTGCGACAGAGGGAAACGCCAAAGTGCTTTCACATGCCTCGCATGTATTGTCTATGCCGAAGACCAATTACTATCTGACTCCCATTATCTTCTCTATCCCGCTTCACCTGCTCGCTTATCATATGGCGGTGCTGAGAAAATGTAATGTAGATCAGCCGAGGAACCTCGCAAAAAGCGTCACGGTAGAATAG
- a CDS encoding glycosyltransferase family 2 protein, whose translation MEKSISVVIPNYNKAATIGKCLESVFASEYKNFEVIVVDDRSEDGSFEVIKKFPCKLISLEKRSGTSKARNTGAENSSGEIIFFTDADCIFQKDTLAIANRAFVSSHPITPPGLPLNKERSKENQGGVIIGGTYTRMPYDNNFFSIFQSVYINYSETKNIEDPDYIAAHAMIIDAETFKNSDGFPEVFLPIIEDVEFSHRLRRMGCRLIMEPEIQVQHIFNFSLLRSLKNAYRKSKYWNMYSLKNKDLLSDSGTASVELKTDVASYLLSVITLAVMAVLQQPALLFVLLLLFILNAFISRRLLKAFFETKGILFTAQALIYYSMLYPLPVGTGAIAGVIEYLKGHRLRGFTQMFFLICAICVICGY comes from the coding sequence ATGGAAAAAAGTATCTCCGTAGTCATCCCGAATTACAATAAGGCCGCGACCATAGGCAAATGTCTTGAGTCCGTATTTGCCTCCGAATATAAGAACTTTGAAGTCATCGTTGTTGATGACCGTTCAGAAGACGGTTCCTTTGAGGTCATTAAAAAGTTTCCCTGCAAACTCATCAGCCTTGAAAAACGCTCAGGGACATCAAAGGCGCGTAACACCGGGGCAGAGAACAGCAGCGGCGAGATCATCTTCTTCACCGACGCAGACTGCATCTTTCAGAAAGATACGCTGGCGATTGCAAACAGGGCATTCGTGTCTTCACACCCCATAACCCCACCCGGCCTCCCCTTAAATAAGGAGAGGAGCAAGGAAAATCAAGGAGGGGTTATCATCGGGGGCACATATACCCGAATGCCTTATGACAATAATTTCTTCAGCATCTTTCAGTCTGTGTACATAAATTATTCCGAGACCAAAAACATTGAGGACCCCGATTATATCGCCGCCCATGCAATGATAATTGACGCTGAGACCTTTAAAAATAGCGACGGCTTCCCTGAAGTTTTTCTGCCGATCATCGAGGACGTTGAGTTCAGCCATAGGCTGAGGAGGATGGGATGCAGGCTTATTATGGAGCCTGAAATCCAGGTGCAGCACATATTTAATTTTTCTCTCCTTAGATCGTTGAAGAACGCCTACCGGAAATCCAAATACTGGAACATGTATTCGTTGAAAAACAAAGACCTGCTCTCAGACTCCGGCACTGCCTCGGTAGAATTAAAGACCGATGTTGCTTCATATCTTCTGAGCGTGATAACCCTGGCCGTAATGGCGGTTTTGCAACAGCCTGCCTTATTATTCGTTCTGCTTCTCCTCTTCATCCTGAATGCATTTATAAGCAGGAGATTGTTAAAGGCATTTTTTGAGACAAAGGGCATTTTATTCACCGCGCAGGCTTTAATATACTACAGTATGCTCTATCCCCTTCCGGTCGGGACCGGGGCAATTGCTGGAGTGATTGAATACTTAAAAGGCCACAGATTACGCGGATTTACTCAGATGTTTTTTTTAATCTGCGCTATCTGTGTAATCTGTGGATACTAA
- a CDS encoding radical SAM protein has translation MPYSPFRHIGSVFWKRSPVQLTFFLTRRCNLRCPFCFYLSGEKKKESLPELSLGEIEKISSSLGSLLWLAFSGGEIFLRDDIVEITKIFYERNKPAIILFPTNGLLTGVIREKIEAILKHCKRSTIVVKLSMEGLEGVHDSIRGMKGSFQKTLQTYKVLGELLDAYPNFDLGINTVFCSANQRHIDGLIDFVNGLDKVRTHTVSLIRGSVSDKGLKDVDIEKYHKTIDRLATNLKKKVSGIYSFKGAKLKAAQDILQRRLIYETMIQKKQLVPCYAGKLNLVLTETGDVYPCESFNMKMGNVRDNGYDLRKILKDSGAQKVLQSIQNKSCYCTHECYFMTNILFNPFMYPALLKEYVQL, from the coding sequence ATGCCCTACTCTCCTTTTCGCCATATCGGTTCAGTCTTCTGGAAACGAAGCCCGGTCCAATTGACCTTCTTCCTCACCAGAAGATGTAATCTCAGATGCCCCTTCTGTTTTTACCTCTCCGGGGAAAAAAAGAAAGAGAGTCTGCCCGAATTGTCCCTCGGTGAGATTGAAAAAATATCTTCATCACTTGGCAGCCTCCTCTGGCTCGCATTCTCAGGGGGCGAAATATTTCTGAGGGATGACATAGTTGAGATCACAAAAATATTTTATGAAAGAAACAAGCCTGCAATAATCCTCTTCCCGACCAACGGACTGCTCACCGGTGTGATCAGAGAGAAGATCGAAGCGATTCTGAAACACTGCAAAAGAAGCACGATAGTCGTGAAGCTTTCCATGGAAGGACTGGAAGGTGTGCATGATTCGATCAGGGGAATGAAGGGGAGTTTCCAGAAGACTCTGCAAACATACAAAGTCCTCGGTGAACTGCTTGACGCATACCCGAATTTCGACCTCGGCATAAACACGGTTTTTTGTTCCGCAAACCAGCGCCATATTGATGGACTTATTGACTTTGTCAACGGGCTGGACAAGGTCAGGACCCACACCGTGTCGCTTATAAGGGGAAGTGTTTCCGATAAAGGGCTGAAGGATGTTGACATTGAAAAGTATCATAAAACCATTGACAGGCTGGCAACAAACCTGAAGAAAAAAGTTTCCGGCATCTACAGCTTCAAAGGGGCAAAGCTGAAAGCTGCCCAGGACATACTTCAGCGCAGGTTGATCTATGAGACAATGATTCAGAAGAAACAATTGGTCCCATGCTACGCGGGGAAGTTGAACCTTGTCCTGACAGAGACAGGAGATGTTTATCCCTGCGAATCATTTAATATGAAGATGGGAAATGTTAGAGACAACGGTTACGATCTGAGAAAAATATTGAAAGACAGCGGGGCGCAGAAGGTCCTGCAATCAATTCAGAACAAAAGCTGCTATTGCACGCACGAATGTTATTTCATGACAAACATTTTGTTCAATCCCTTTATGTATCCAGCGCTGCTGAAGGAGTATGTGCAGTTGTAA
- the clpP gene encoding ATP-dependent Clp endopeptidase proteolytic subunit ClpP encodes MSLIPIVIEQTGRSERAYDIYSRLLKDRIVFIGTPIDDIVSNTVIAQLLFLQTEDAEKDIHLYINSPGGVVSSGLAIYDTMQYIKPDISTYCIGQAASMGALLLTAGTKGKRFVLPNSRVMIHQPIGGFYGQATDVEIHAREILKMKDNLNKILAKHTGQTLEKIQVDTERDYFMSGQEAKDYGLVDEVIETLKKRAE; translated from the coding sequence ATGAGTTTAATACCTATTGTAATAGAACAAACCGGCAGGTCTGAAAGAGCGTATGATATCTATTCAAGGCTTCTGAAAGACAGGATCGTCTTTATAGGCACTCCCATTGACGATATAGTGTCAAATACGGTCATTGCCCAGCTGCTTTTTCTTCAGACCGAAGACGCTGAAAAAGACATTCACCTTTATATAAATTCTCCAGGCGGCGTTGTTTCCTCGGGCCTCGCGATCTATGACACGATGCAATACATCAAGCCTGACATATCCACATACTGCATCGGGCAGGCAGCCAGTATGGGCGCACTGCTTTTGACCGCGGGCACAAAAGGGAAAAGGTTTGTGCTGCCCAATTCCCGCGTCATGATACACCAGCCCATAGGAGGTTTCTACGGGCAGGCCACCGATGTGGAGATCCACGCAAGGGAGATCCTGAAGATGAAGGACAATCTCAATAAGATCCTCGCAAAACACACAGGCCAGACTCTTGAAAAGATACAGGTTGACACCGAAAGGGATTATTTCATGTCCGGGCAGGAGGCCAAGGACTACGGCCTCGTTGATGAAGTGATAGAGACCCTGAAAAAGCGGGCGGAATAA